Proteins encoded by one window of Gaiellales bacterium:
- a CDS encoding phosphatidate cytidylyltransferase produces MSLAKGNSDALRVVSAVVLAPIPLAAIWFGEPWLALLAALAGGVMSWEWSRLCQRGAWTRSGTVLVAVVVTAVAGGAAGGVWPGVAVAVLGAGLVAGLARLWREGEAAWLGFGVIWVAVPCILLLWLARPDNAGRATVLWLFAVVWATDIGAYAVGRAIGGPRLAPRWSPGKTWAGLVGGTICAGLVGWAAALAVESVPVVPLVLASAGLAIVEQFGDLAESAAKRRFGVKDSSGLIPGHGGLLDRLDGLLAVIPAVALLTLFGGGVLIWR; encoded by the coding sequence TTGAGTCTCGCTAAGGGCAATTCCGACGCATTGCGGGTGGTCTCTGCGGTAGTCCTCGCGCCGATTCCCCTTGCCGCGATCTGGTTCGGCGAGCCCTGGCTGGCGTTGCTCGCGGCGCTGGCCGGCGGTGTGATGTCATGGGAATGGAGCCGGCTTTGCCAGCGGGGCGCGTGGACGCGCAGCGGGACGGTGCTGGTGGCGGTGGTCGTCACCGCCGTCGCGGGCGGGGCGGCGGGCGGCGTCTGGCCGGGGGTGGCGGTCGCGGTGCTCGGCGCCGGGCTCGTCGCCGGGTTGGCGCGGTTGTGGCGCGAAGGCGAAGCCGCCTGGCTCGGATTCGGCGTTATTTGGGTCGCGGTGCCGTGCATCCTTCTGTTGTGGCTGGCCCGTCCGGACAATGCCGGCCGCGCCACGGTGCTGTGGCTGTTCGCGGTCGTCTGGGCGACCGATATCGGCGCCTATGCGGTCGGGCGAGCGATCGGGGGACCCCGGCTCGCGCCGCGGTGGAGCCCCGGCAAGACCTGGGCCGGGCTCGTGGGCGGGACGATATGCGCCGGACTTGTCGGCTGGGCCGCGGCGTTAGCGGTTGAGAGCGTGCCGGTAGTGCCACTGGTGCTGGCGAGCGCGGGACTTGCGATTGTCGAGCAGTTCGGCGATCTTGCGGAATCGGCGGCCAAGCGAAGGTTCGGTGTGAAGGACTCGAGCGGCCTCATCCCCGGCCATGGCGGCCTCCTCGACCGGCTCGACGGATTGCTCGCCGTAATCCCGGCCGTGGCCCTCTTGACCCTCTTCGGCGGCGGTGTGCTGATATGGCGGTAA
- a CDS encoding 1-deoxy-D-xylulose-5-phosphate reductoisomerase, with protein MAVSAAVPLAERQRRITILGSTGSIGRSTIDLIMRNRDRFTVEAVTANRNAISLAEQARTLGARFAAVADPAQYATLREALAGTGIAVGCGPEALIEAADRPADLVMAGIVGAAGLAPTLTAIRRGRIVALANKEALVCAGSLFLREVKRHGATLLPVDSEHNAIWQCFDFERVDAIESITLTASGGPFRERTMDEMRGVTPQQAVAHPTWNMGAKISIDSATLMNKGLEVIEAHHLFGMGYDDIEVVVHPQSIVHGMVRYRDGALLAHVGYPDMRVPISWALTYPERAATPVPSLDLAAPLRLDFEPPDLATFRCLALACAAGREGGTAPCVLNAANEAAVASFLDSRIGFLDIAALVERALDEVASEPLASLGQLEEADARARAAVHDAVRTAA; from the coding sequence ATGGCGGTAAGCGCGGCGGTGCCGCTCGCCGAGCGGCAGCGGCGGATCACGATCCTCGGCTCGACCGGTTCGATCGGCCGCAGCACGATCGATCTCATCATGCGCAACCGCGACCGCTTCACGGTCGAGGCCGTCACCGCGAACCGCAACGCCATCTCGCTCGCGGAACAGGCGCGGACCCTCGGTGCGCGCTTTGCCGCGGTGGCCGATCCGGCCCAATACGCGACGCTGAGGGAGGCGCTGGCCGGCACCGGCATCGCCGTCGGCTGCGGACCCGAGGCGCTGATCGAGGCAGCCGACCGGCCCGCCGACCTGGTGATGGCCGGGATCGTCGGGGCCGCCGGGCTTGCCCCGACGCTGACCGCGATTCGCCGCGGCCGCATCGTCGCGCTCGCCAACAAGGAGGCGCTGGTGTGCGCCGGCAGCCTGTTCCTGCGCGAGGTGAAACGGCACGGCGCGACGCTCTTGCCGGTCGACAGCGAGCACAACGCGATCTGGCAATGCTTCGACTTCGAGCGCGTCGACGCGATCGAATCGATCACGCTGACCGCGAGCGGCGGTCCGTTCCGCGAGCGGACGATGGACGAGATGCGCGGCGTGACGCCGCAGCAGGCGGTCGCCCACCCGACCTGGAACATGGGCGCGAAAATCTCGATCGACTCGGCGACGCTGATGAACAAGGGCCTCGAGGTGATCGAGGCGCACCACCTGTTCGGGATGGGCTACGACGACATCGAGGTCGTCGTCCACCCGCAGTCGATCGTCCACGGCATGGTGCGCTACCGCGACGGCGCGCTGCTCGCGCACGTCGGCTATCCCGATATGCGGGTGCCGATCTCGTGGGCGCTCACCTATCCCGAGCGGGCGGCGACGCCGGTGCCGTCGCTCGACCTGGCCGCGCCGCTTCGGCTCGACTTCGAGCCACCCGACCTGGCCACGTTCCGCTGCCTGGCGCTGGCCTGCGCCGCCGGGCGCGAGGGCGGCACGGCCCCGTGCGTCCTGAACGCCGCGAACGAGGCGGCGGTGGCGTCGTTCCTGGACAGCCGGATCGGCTTCCTCGACATCGCCGCTCTGGTCGAGCGCGCCCTCGACGAGGTGGCCTCCGAGCCGCTGGCGTCGCTGGGCCAGCTCGAGGAGGCGGACGCCCGCGCCCGCGCGGCCGTCCACGACGCGGTGAGGACGGCCGCGTGA
- a CDS encoding M50 family metallopeptidase, giving the protein MSFFVAVFGLLLLVAIHELGHFSAAKATGMRALRFYLGFPPAILKRTWKGTEYGIGAIPLGGFVKIPGMLRPESGDLYDVEDVLGAARDIDEAAALRLAAELADVQRSIDQGRFDDAREAGRRLAAEVEATEGLSPVQKRRVLKSLERLDQNLDPAAYWRCSRMRRLIVIAAGPFANVVACFAILTAVALYGLPVAVPVVQSVIAKSPAAATGLRAGDRVVSVNGHGSGVNGIRNSIADSKGGPVKLVVIRDGHRLALRTEKSEVIDGAYRLGFQFGTVNRPYSVVHAPRFAASEMWTLTTGTVRALADVVTPSGRSQLHSTVGIVRVSAQAEQAGATDYLVLLAFISLSLAIFNLLPFLPLDGGHILMIALERLRGRMVSRAVFERVSVLGIMLMALLFVVGLQNDLSSILNTQPH; this is encoded by the coding sequence GTGAGCTTCTTCGTCGCCGTCTTCGGCCTGCTCCTGCTGGTCGCCATCCACGAGCTCGGCCACTTCAGCGCCGCCAAGGCGACCGGGATGCGCGCGCTGCGGTTCTACCTGGGCTTCCCGCCGGCCATCCTGAAGCGCACCTGGAAGGGCACCGAGTACGGCATCGGTGCCATCCCGCTGGGCGGCTTCGTGAAGATCCCGGGGATGCTGCGGCCCGAGTCGGGCGACCTCTACGACGTCGAGGACGTGCTCGGCGCCGCCCGCGACATCGACGAGGCCGCCGCCCTGCGGCTGGCCGCCGAGCTGGCCGATGTGCAGCGGAGCATCGATCAGGGCCGCTTCGACGACGCCCGCGAGGCCGGCCGCCGCCTGGCCGCCGAGGTCGAGGCGACCGAGGGTCTGTCCCCGGTGCAGAAGCGGCGGGTGCTGAAGAGCCTGGAGCGGCTCGACCAGAACCTCGACCCGGCCGCGTACTGGCGCTGCTCGCGCATGCGCCGCCTCATCGTGATCGCCGCCGGGCCGTTCGCGAACGTCGTCGCCTGCTTCGCCATCCTGACCGCCGTCGCGCTCTACGGCCTGCCGGTCGCCGTGCCGGTGGTGCAGAGCGTGATCGCGAAGTCGCCCGCCGCCGCCACCGGCCTTCGGGCCGGCGACCGGGTCGTGTCGGTGAACGGGCACGGCTCCGGCGTGAACGGGATCCGAAACTCCATCGCCGACAGCAAGGGCGGCCCGGTCAAGCTCGTCGTGATCCGCGACGGCCACCGGCTGGCGCTGCGCACCGAGAAGAGCGAGGTGATCGACGGCGCGTACCGGCTCGGGTTCCAGTTCGGCACGGTGAACCGGCCGTACTCGGTCGTGCACGCGCCGAGGTTCGCCGCCTCGGAGATGTGGACGCTCACGACCGGGACGGTGCGCGCGCTGGCCGACGTCGTCACGCCGAGCGGGAGGTCGCAGCTGCACTCGACCGTCGGCATCGTGCGCGTCTCCGCCCAGGCCGAGCAGGCCGGCGCCACCGACTACCTGGTGCTGCTGGCGTTCATCTCGCTCTCGCTCGCGATCTTCAACCTGCTGCCGTTCCTGCCCCTGGACGGCGGCCACATCCTCATGATCGCGCTGGAGCGCCTCCGCGGCCGGATGGTGTCGCGGGCGGTCTTCGAGCGCGTGTCGGTGCTCGGGATCATGCTGATGGCGCTGCTCTTCGTGGTCGGCCTGCAGAACGACCTGTCGAGCATCCTGAACACCCAGCCGCACTAG
- the ispG gene encoding flavodoxin-dependent (E)-4-hydroxy-3-methylbut-2-enyl-diphosphate synthase, protein MASQVRIRVGDVPIGGGSPVVVQSMTLTETNDVEATLGQIRRLADAGCELARVAVPGRTDADALPALVAGSPLPIIADIHFNASLALRAIDAGVASVRINPGNIGGPDKVEQVVSRAKAAGIPMRIGANSGSLPDHLRQYATNDPPGALVEAALEEVRLLEKLDYRDFKISVKSSSVPVMIQAYRRLSEKVPYPLHLGVTEAGPPFTGTVKSAIGMGSLLVDGIGDTLRVSLTADPVEEVKVAWEILRVLGLRHKGPVMIACPSCGRTNVDVLELAERVEERLAGYNEVFEVAVMGCAVNGPGEAGDADFGIAGGRDAGFIYAHGEVLRKVTQTSLVDELFGEIDAWIAAGMVRPERKTRKLSLPVVAAGSV, encoded by the coding sequence ATGGCCTCGCAAGTGCGGATCAGGGTGGGCGACGTCCCGATCGGGGGCGGATCGCCCGTCGTCGTCCAGTCGATGACGCTGACCGAGACCAATGACGTCGAGGCGACCCTCGGCCAGATCCGGCGGCTCGCGGACGCCGGCTGCGAGCTCGCCCGCGTGGCCGTCCCCGGCCGCACGGACGCAGACGCGCTGCCCGCGCTCGTGGCCGGCTCGCCCCTGCCCATCATCGCCGACATCCACTTCAACGCCTCGCTCGCCCTGCGCGCGATCGACGCCGGCGTCGCTTCCGTCCGCATCAACCCCGGCAACATCGGCGGCCCCGACAAGGTGGAGCAGGTCGTCTCGCGGGCGAAGGCCGCGGGCATCCCGATGCGAATCGGCGCCAACTCCGGCTCACTGCCCGACCACCTGCGCCAGTACGCGACGAACGACCCGCCCGGCGCGCTCGTCGAGGCCGCGCTGGAAGAGGTGCGGCTGCTCGAGAAGCTCGACTACCGCGACTTCAAGATCTCGGTCAAGAGCTCGTCGGTGCCGGTGATGATCCAGGCCTATCGCCGGCTCTCCGAGAAGGTGCCCTACCCGCTCCACCTGGGGGTGACCGAGGCCGGCCCGCCGTTCACCGGCACGGTCAAGAGCGCGATCGGGATGGGCTCGCTGCTCGTCGACGGGATCGGCGACACGCTGCGCGTCTCGCTGACCGCCGACCCGGTGGAGGAGGTCAAGGTCGCCTGGGAGATCCTGCGCGTGCTCGGCCTGCGCCACAAGGGTCCGGTCATGATCGCCTGCCCGTCGTGCGGGCGCACGAACGTCGACGTGCTCGAGCTCGCCGAGAGGGTCGAGGAGCGCCTGGCGGGCTACAACGAGGTGTTCGAGGTGGCCGTGATGGGCTGCGCCGTCAACGGCCCCGGTGAGGCGGGCGACGCCGACTTCGGCATCGCCGGCGGCCGCGACGCCGGGTTCATCTACGCGCACGGGGAGGTCTTGCGGAAGGTCACCCAGACCTCGCTCGTCGACGAGCTCTTCGGCGAGATCGACGCGTGGATCGCCGCGGGCATGGTGCGGCCGGAGCGCAAGACGCGCAAGCTCTCGCTGCCCGTGGTCGCTGCCGGAAGCGTCTAG
- the dnaE gene encoding DNA polymerase III subunit alpha: MPESPPYVHLHVHSEYSILDGACRIGPLVDRAADLGMPAVGLTDHGSMAGAVELTRAAGKAGVKPILGCEMYVVDDHASRVQKERRAHLTLLAETTEGYHNLVRLVSSAYLDGYWYRPRVDLEQLSAHADGIIALSGCLSGRVCKALVEGDDGLARTELERLADIFGRDDVYVELQDGGIDIQTQINPRLAALARDSGLPLVGTGDVHYLTAADAIPHEALLCIQTNDTLDNPNRFRFSNHGFYLKSPEEMYELMAHPWGEDMLRRTVEIAERCNAHIDLETLHLPKFDVPDGKTAPAYLRELAEAGLRERYGAETPELRRRLEFELKTIEEMGFPDYFLIVWDFIRFARADGVSVGPGRGSAAGSLVAYCLRITDLDPMRYSLLFERFLNPGRKSLPDVDVDFAVAGRERVINYVAEKYGRRNVAQIITFGKMQPKAAIKDAGRVMGIPYGVVDRIAKLVPEVPKITFEACMKPGAELRRSYDTDDTTKKIVDMALPLEGVVRNDSIHAAAVVIGDRPLTEYLPLQQKGTDSEVVTQFSMGDVEALGLLKMDFLGLRNLDVIDRAIEVVEQSTGVRLDIDALPLDDRKTYEMMARGDATGVFQFESSGMRDALRQVKPTEFEDLIALNALYRPGPMQFIPDYARNKADPSRVKYEDERLRTLLEGTYGICIYQEQFMEIAKAVAGFTPAEADDLRKAIGKKVASLMASLKEKFIQGCAANGASEAVGKSLWAKIEVAADYAFNKAHAACYALIAYRTAYLRANYPAEYMAALISSVMSTKDRVPFYVTECADMGLEVLPPDVNTSRSDFTVVDGKIRFGLSAVKRVGDGAVRAIITAREDRPIESIWDFCERVDMAVTNRGMLESLIACGALDSTGATRQGMMEVLERALANGQKTQADAMVGQGSIFDLEGDGLNGSGPAMRSHPPVVGEEWPRDELLRREKEVLGLYVSSHPLAPLRDQLARKVDVPLKAIEELPDGKVITVGGIVSGLRQLLTKKGDQMAVAELDDVTSTAEVVVFASTWELCRPTLRPDAVVLVKSRVDRRSEGKVQLLALEVIPFEAVPDQEVVRLRVDARVVAAGVMDELKTLIGEYPGQAPVELEVQTSAGPKMLRLGPGFRVRPDGDFLAEARALLGAAALV, encoded by the coding sequence GTGCCCGAGTCCCCGCCGTACGTCCATCTGCACGTCCACAGCGAGTACTCGATCCTCGACGGCGCGTGCCGGATCGGCCCCCTGGTCGACCGTGCGGCCGACCTGGGCATGCCTGCGGTGGGGCTCACCGACCACGGCTCGATGGCGGGCGCCGTCGAGCTGACGCGGGCCGCCGGAAAGGCCGGTGTGAAGCCCATCCTGGGCTGCGAGATGTACGTGGTCGACGACCACGCGAGCCGCGTCCAGAAGGAGCGGCGCGCGCACCTGACGCTGCTCGCCGAGACGACCGAGGGCTACCACAACCTCGTCCGGCTGGTCTCGTCCGCCTACCTGGACGGCTACTGGTACCGGCCCCGGGTCGACCTCGAGCAGCTGTCGGCGCACGCCGACGGCATCATCGCCCTCTCGGGCTGCCTGTCCGGGCGCGTGTGCAAGGCGCTCGTCGAGGGTGACGACGGCCTCGCCCGCACGGAGCTCGAGCGGCTGGCGGACATCTTCGGCCGCGACGACGTCTACGTCGAGCTGCAGGACGGCGGCATCGACATCCAGACACAGATCAATCCGCGCCTGGCCGCGCTCGCCCGCGATTCCGGCCTGCCGCTCGTCGGCACCGGCGACGTCCACTATCTGACGGCCGCCGACGCCATCCCGCACGAGGCGCTGCTCTGCATCCAGACGAACGACACGCTCGACAACCCCAACCGATTCCGCTTCTCCAACCACGGCTTCTACCTGAAGAGCCCCGAGGAGATGTACGAGCTGATGGCGCACCCGTGGGGCGAGGACATGCTCCGCCGCACCGTCGAGATCGCCGAGCGCTGCAACGCGCACATCGACCTCGAGACGCTGCACCTGCCGAAGTTCGACGTGCCGGACGGGAAGACCGCGCCGGCCTACCTGCGCGAGCTGGCCGAGGCCGGCCTGCGCGAGCGCTACGGCGCGGAGACGCCGGAGCTGCGCCGCCGGCTCGAGTTCGAGCTGAAGACGATCGAGGAGATGGGCTTCCCCGACTACTTCCTGATCGTGTGGGACTTCATCCGCTTCGCCCGCGCCGACGGCGTCTCGGTCGGCCCCGGCCGCGGCTCGGCCGCCGGCTCGCTGGTCGCCTACTGCCTGCGCATCACCGACCTCGACCCGATGCGCTACTCGCTCCTCTTCGAGCGCTTCCTGAACCCCGGCCGCAAGTCGCTCCCCGACGTCGACGTCGACTTCGCCGTGGCCGGCCGCGAGCGGGTGATCAACTACGTGGCCGAGAAGTACGGCCGCCGCAACGTCGCCCAGATCATCACGTTCGGCAAGATGCAGCCGAAGGCTGCGATCAAGGACGCCGGCCGGGTGATGGGCATCCCCTACGGCGTGGTCGACCGGATCGCCAAGCTCGTGCCCGAGGTGCCCAAGATCACCTTCGAGGCGTGCATGAAGCCGGGCGCCGAGCTGCGCCGCTCCTACGACACCGACGACACGACGAAGAAGATCGTCGACATGGCCCTGCCGCTCGAGGGCGTCGTCCGCAACGACTCGATCCACGCCGCGGCGGTCGTGATCGGCGACCGGCCGCTGACCGAGTACCTGCCGCTGCAGCAGAAGGGCACCGACTCCGAGGTCGTGACCCAGTTCTCGATGGGCGACGTCGAGGCGCTGGGGCTGCTCAAGATGGACTTCCTGGGCCTGCGCAACCTCGACGTGATCGACCGCGCCATCGAGGTGGTCGAGCAGTCCACGGGCGTGCGCCTCGACATCGACGCGCTGCCGCTCGACGACCGCAAGACCTACGAGATGATGGCCCGCGGCGACGCCACCGGCGTGTTCCAGTTCGAGTCGTCGGGCATGCGTGACGCCCTGCGCCAGGTGAAGCCGACCGAGTTCGAGGACCTGATCGCCCTGAACGCGCTCTACCGGCCGGGGCCGATGCAGTTCATCCCCGACTACGCCCGCAACAAGGCCGACCCGAGCCGGGTCAAGTACGAGGACGAGCGCCTGCGGACGCTGCTCGAGGGCACTTACGGGATCTGCATCTACCAGGAGCAGTTCATGGAGATCGCCAAGGCGGTGGCCGGCTTCACGCCCGCCGAGGCGGACGACCTGCGCAAGGCGATCGGCAAGAAGGTCGCCTCGCTCATGGCCTCGCTCAAGGAGAAGTTCATCCAGGGCTGCGCCGCCAACGGCGCGTCCGAGGCCGTCGGCAAGTCGCTCTGGGCGAAGATCGAGGTCGCGGCCGACTACGCCTTCAACAAGGCGCACGCCGCCTGCTACGCGCTGATCGCCTACCGCACCGCCTACCTGCGCGCGAACTACCCGGCCGAGTACATGGCCGCCCTGATCTCGTCGGTCATGTCGACCAAGGACCGCGTCCCGTTCTACGTGACGGAGTGCGCCGACATGGGCCTCGAGGTGCTGCCGCCGGACGTGAACACGAGCCGCTCGGACTTCACCGTGGTCGACGGCAAGATCCGGTTCGGGCTCTCCGCCGTGAAGCGGGTCGGCGACGGCGCCGTCCGCGCGATCATCACCGCCCGGGAAGACCGGCCGATCGAGTCGATCTGGGACTTCTGCGAGCGGGTCGACATGGCGGTGACGAACCGGGGCATGCTCGAGAGCCTGATCGCCTGCGGCGCGCTCGACTCCACCGGCGCCACCCGCCAGGGCATGATGGAGGTGCTCGAGCGGGCGCTCGCGAACGGCCAGAAGACGCAGGCAGACGCCATGGTCGGCCAGGGCTCGATCTTCGACCTCGAGGGCGACGGCCTGAACGGCTCGGGGCCGGCGATGCGCAGCCACCCGCCGGTCGTGGGGGAGGAGTGGCCGCGCGACGAGCTGCTGCGGCGGGAGAAGGAGGTGCTCGGGCTGTACGTCTCCAGCCATCCCCTGGCGCCGCTGCGCGACCAGCTCGCCCGCAAGGTCGACGTCCCCCTGAAGGCGATCGAGGAGCTGCCCGACGGCAAGGTGATCACGGTCGGCGGCATCGTCTCGGGCCTGCGCCAGCTGCTGACGAAGAAGGGCGACCAGATGGCGGTGGCCGAGCTCGACGACGTGACCTCGACGGCCGAGGTGGTCGTGTTCGCGAGCACCTGGGAGCTGTGCCGCCCGACGCTTCGGCCCGACGCCGTCGTCCTCGTGAAGAGCCGGGTCGACCGCCGCTCCGAGGGCAAGGTGCAGCTGCTCGCGCTCGAGGTGATCCCGTTCGAGGCCGTGCCCGACCAGGAGGTCGTGCGGCTGCGGGTCGACGCCCGCGTCGTCGCCGCCGGGGTGATGGACGAGCTGAAGACGCTGATCGGCGAGTACCCCGGCCAGGCGCCGGTCGAGCTCGAGGTGCAGACGTCCGCCGGGCCGAAGATGCTGCGGCTGGGGCCGGGCTTCCGGGTGCGGCCGGACGGCGACTTCCTGGCCGAGGCCCGGGCCTTGCTGGGCGCGGCCGCGCTCGTCTGA
- a CDS encoding GNAT family N-acetyltransferase: protein MAAQVLALLDGDIAAHMTDGLADVYAEAFAAPPHREPPEAADRFRESLARHATLPGFRAAAAWAAGADLVGFGYGHTSRPGQWWHERVGDALAPREAARWLAEPFVVVDLAVRPRCQRQGIGGRLHDLLLEHLPHAAAVLSARQDDAGALRLYHGRGWQEIGRDLAFVPGGDPYVILARRLAGHPGTFLE from the coding sequence GTGGCGGCGCAGGTGCTCGCGCTGCTCGACGGCGACATCGCCGCGCACATGACCGACGGCCTGGCGGACGTGTACGCCGAGGCGTTCGCCGCCCCGCCGCACCGCGAGCCGCCCGAGGCAGCCGATCGCTTCCGCGAGTCGCTCGCCCGGCACGCGACGCTCCCGGGGTTCCGGGCGGCCGCCGCGTGGGCGGCCGGGGCCGACCTGGTCGGGTTCGGGTACGGCCACACGAGCCGTCCCGGGCAGTGGTGGCACGAGCGGGTCGGGGACGCGCTGGCGCCGCGGGAGGCGGCGCGGTGGTTGGCCGAGCCGTTCGTGGTCGTCGACCTGGCGGTGCGGCCGCGGTGCCAGCGGCAGGGGATCGGCGGCCGGCTGCACGACCTCCTGCTGGAACACCTCCCGCACGCCGCCGCGGTGCTCTCGGCCCGCCAGGACGACGCTGGCGCGCTGCGGCTGTACCATGGTCGTGGCTGGCAGGAGATCGGGCGCGACCTCGCCTTCGTCCCCGGCGGCGATCCGTACGTGATCCTGGCCCGCCGATTGGCTGGGCATCCGGGCACCTTCCTAGAATGA